From the Carassius gibelio isolate Cgi1373 ecotype wild population from Czech Republic chromosome B25, carGib1.2-hapl.c, whole genome shotgun sequence genome, one window contains:
- the gins3 gene encoding DNA replication complex GINS protein PSF3 — protein MELQSYMPVPPGIGMEENYFSLDDILLSHERLPCRTESAFPRLGFLEKSSETRDIPEGTKMEMPLWLAKGLYERKRRVLSMELPKVYREGWRTVFGADPSVVDLYKMGPYYYGLGSQLLHFDSPENPEIANTILQTFIGRFRRTMDSSQNAYNEDTSALVERLDCLERSLFKAGQSGLNSFQLWEKGRSSHLTASSLVINYRKRKMTDLQA, from the exons ATGGAATTGCAATCCTACATGCCTGTCCCCCCGGGGATCGGAATGGAGGAGAATTACTTTTCTCTCGATGATATTTTACTTTCTCACGAGCGACTGCCGTGCAGGACTGAGAGCGCGTTCCCGCGACTCGGGTTCCTCGAGAAATCCAGCGAGACACGCGACATACCAGAG gGCACAAAGATGGAGATGCCACTGTGGCTGGCCAAGGGTCTGTATGAAAGGAAGAGGCGAGTTCTGTCCATGGAGCTGCCAAAGGTGTATCGTGAGGGTTGGAGAACAGTGTTCGGGGCAGATCCCTCTGTTGTAGACTTGTACAAAATGGGGCCGTATTATTATGGTTTAGGCTCCCAGTTGCTACATTTTGACAGCCCAGAAAACCCAGAGATTGCGAATACCATCCTCCAG ACATTCATCGGTCGTTTCCGTCGGACCATGGACTCGTCCCAGAATGCCTACAATGAAGACACATCAGCGCTGGTGGAGCGCTTGGACTGCTTAGAGAGGAGCTTGTTTAAGGCAGGCCAGAGTGGACTAAACAGTTTCCAACTGTGGGAAAAGGGCCGGTCCTCTCACCTCACTGCCTCTAGTCTAGTTATCAACtacagaaagaggaaaatgacaGACCTGCAGGCCTGA